The sequence CACTATGAGATGATTTTGCCCTTTCTTTTAATCACAAACACAATGTCCGTCATAACACTGGGCCACACATTCAATTGTGCATTGTTCATCACTTTTTTCTGATGCTAATTTTAAGTGGCAGGCGCAATCCCCAAGTTCAAAATCAAACATCTGTTTTGCGATGCAATTTTGCGAGGCACAATCCACAGTGCTGTTACACTCAGGTCCTTCAACAATAGTTAACAATTAAAATATGTAGTATATAAATAGTTGAATACAACatctaaaaaatttattaaaattaccatAATCCCTGAAGGCCGGTTTTCGCTCGTCGAGACAAATGCAAACGCCATCCTGACATAATGGAGAACCCTTATTGCATCTAATTTTACAGTCCTCACGCAACACACATTTCGCTAATGATATTTTTACTGCATTTATCCCAAAGAGAAAAACATCAAATACACAAAACTCAAAACAACAAATAAAGAATATAATTTCAAGATTGAAGTCtgttagttagaatatatatatatatatatatatatatatatatggataggTTCAAagaagaaccactaaataaaataataacggagaaccattttaagccattcgatcattaagatctacggtggatgcatcatcttggtggataaaTGAAGAAcatgggttcgaatcttgaaggaatcaaaaaattattttttttgaatgcagtaaatttaatagtggatacattaatttgtataacagatgcagtaattttaatggttctcatgttctcacgaaaattgtggttctcactataaccgaacccatatatatatatatatatatatatatatatatatatatatatatataatactttaccaaattttaatttaatggtAAATTTGCCAATTAATAGTACTTTTAGTTGAAATAAATAGAACGTCAATACTTTCAGGTCGTTCCATAAAATAGTACaagaattataaaataaaaaacacatgatacaaagtttatttttaaaaccttATTATGTTATTTGAATAATCTATAAAAACCATTATATTTATAAGTCTAATAAAATTTGCTACTTAAATAAAGGAAAGGAAGCTCATAATTAACACATTACAGGAAGATATGCTAACCATCAACTATCATTAACAAAAAGATGATTGTAAAAGTCGACTTTTGAGAAGCCATGTTAAATATTTTGACGATGAATGCTTGCACTGAAATTATATATTGAAAAGTCTTTTCCTCGCATTTATATAGTGTTTCAAATACGAATTcaagatatttcattaaatattaTAGTTAACTACATTCTATAATTTTCATATTGGCTTATAGTACTATTCAATCAAGTATGGTGAATAAAGATCTTGTATAAAAAATTACCGATTTAAGGAAGATAAATATTACTTCATTCTATTTGTAAACATTTTGGTTATTTATGTCGTATAAAAACGCTTCAAATTatattgaagaagaaaaaattattCTTGCACGAATTTATTCGGAAATGAAAATTGAAGGACATATTTTCTAATAATCAATACTACTTTAAATTTccctttgcttattttattggATATCTAACCTGAATGGTTAATTTTTATACATCttgacttctttttttttttttttttcagtgaaGCATATGTTTCCATGTTGAATCGAATGAGATCTAGTATCCCAACAATTTTTAGGGTCTGAGTTTCCAATTGTTAAACCTACTTTCTTAATACTAAGTttttataaaacataaattaattataatattcttaatcatacttaatttttattttaataaattgaagTTCTAAAAAATTATACGCCATAATTTCAGATTTATCAACCTTTCGTAgcgaatttttaattataatagtgatattaaataataaatatatgtgtgtcactactcacagtaAAATATGCTCTAAAGTACGTGGTGGTATGGACGAGACTCCAAAACTCTACATCTTTCAAGTTCTTCTGCGATCTTCTcctcaaaagaaacaaaacaaagaaaagaaaataaacaaaaagaaccaaaagaaaaaggcgaaagaagaacaaaaataagaaaacagcTAGGTTATACcttcccaacaagtgcttaatttaacggaCGTAGCAGTCTGGCTAATACGAAGAGAGGCAGGAAACTCATGCGCATCATTCACTCTAAAAGTGATGTCTCCATTCGTCACATTGATCTATCAGAGCTTGCCCCGTAACTAGAAACAATCAACCAAGGATCAACGGAGGATTCTCATCTTCCAGCATGTCGAGAACCAAGAAGTCTGTACagaagacgagcttgtcaaccttcacaaagactTCCCCAATCATGCCTTTAGGTTTCGCCATTGATCGATCTGCCATTTGAATTACCACAGGGGTCGGCTTGAAATCTCCAATTCTCAAACGGTTGAAAATAGTAATAGACATCACATTGACACCGGCCCCTAAATCACATAAAGCCTCAGGAAAGAGCTCACCTCCAATCTCACATTTTATAGTGAAGCTACCTGGATCTTTCTTCTCTGGTAGTAGCTTCACAGGCAGCTCAGCGCAACACTCTTGTGCCAATGGAATTGTCTCATTCTCATCACATGTCTTCTCGAGGAAGACAACTTTCTTCTTATCCTCACGCAATGCCTCAAGTGGAGGCGTTTCGGCATTCACCTTCTCTATCATCTCCAATATTCTACTTCCCCTTCATCAATCTACGAGGAAACGAGGCGCTGGGGACGTATTCTCTTGGTGGGACATGAGCCTTGTATGGTTCATCATATGGATACTCATGCTCCATGCTTGTCTCATCACGTCTCGAAGTCATTGTGACAGCGAAAATTGCCTTGCATTGGGTATTTTGCTTGAATTCTGCATGTTTTGGCTTGTGTTGAGCAGCTACTATGTGAACAATCTGACCAAACATCTTTATCCTCTTGGCTAGATCAGAAACAGTATTCTCAATGTTGGCCATTTTGTTTCCTGTCTGCCCTATCTGAACCAACAACTGCTGCACCATTTCCTCAAGTGACGCCTTCTAGGCACATTGACGGATCATCCACTAGAGACCGAAAAACCGTGCAGAGGCTGTAAAACATTACTCAGATTGCCGTAGGAGAAATTCTGGTGATTCCTATTGCTAAGCTAGTCAGGTTGATTTCCCCTTTGCTGCCTCGGATAACCTGGCCAGAATTGATGTTGACTTTGATTCACATAATTGACCTTCTCATGTCTTGGTGAACATTCTTTCAGTTGATGAACTTACTTTAGATGACTGAAAGATGCAGCTGGTAGATTTGACTTTTGTTTCTGATTCTTCAGTTGCATTTTTGGCATCTTCTAAAGTGGTTCTTGATCAGCTCATTTTTCTTCAGATTTGATGAAGCTTATGTCTTCCAGTTGAATGAGTGTGAATGGACTTGGAGCAATTAGCTTCCTAATTCCTTTGCCTAAACTTAATTTTTGATCATCCCTTCAAGTGTTAGAACAATCTCATCTGGATGACAATACGCTGATGAATCCATTAGAAATAAAATCTTTAGAGCACAAATTTCTTTCTGAGGGCTGATCCGTTCATCAGTGTGAGTCGACTTTCTTCTTGACTTCAGTCGTTGAGTCGATctcaaggagagagagagagctgaaAGAGCGGATTAGTAactattaaattgaggttttttataaaaagaaaaagaaaaaagcctttgaaagcacaagaaTGCAGACTAGAGGCCCGAGACTCGAAAAGGAGCTCGTCAAACAGGAAACAAAGCAAAAAGCGCTCTAAAAACCATTCAAAAAATCATCTACCTCCATTTCCTCCGACCAACGGCCTTtggcgatattattcataacacgCAAACTAGCACTTCTGCTATGATCAATGACGAAGTCACTCGGCTTCTgacccatttcctccgcatttctGAGGCGGCTTTTTATGCTATCTTCCTGAGTCTGCGGAACGCGCGGACGCTCCATACCCTTTGGAGGACGTCCACGTCGCTTAGGCGGTGCTTGCTCAACAAGAATTTGCATTCCTTGGCTAACCTGCGCCTCTAACCGACTGATACGACTATCAATATCTTCTGGAGCAGTAGTGTGCGAGTCTTTGCTTTGCCCACCCAAATCACCATCCAGTTTTTTAGCCTGCTGACCAACCAAGTCTCCAGCTTGCTCAGAATTTTGAGCTTCATCCAAATCAGCAGCAGCCGTAACAATCTCAGTCGGATCCCCAATCGGCGTCTCCATCTCAATATCCTCGTCCACCTCATCCTCACTACCAGTTGTCTTATCAAGCTCCTGATCAACCGAAACCAACACCGCTGCCTCCGGCTCGTATAACGCTCTCTCCTCCGAGCCATGATCGTCAACCCTCTGGGAATCCAGAACTGGGCTACTGCCAGCCATCTCATGGCCTTCATTCTGGAAATCATGCTGATGCACCCCCGTCGCCAAATGGCCAAAACTAGAAGTGTTCTGTTGTGCCCCCGTGGTTTGCACCATTGGGACAAAAACCTTCTTGCCCTGCTCCACAATGTGCCATTGTTTATGATTCACCACACCAGACTGATGGTTAGGAGCAGCCGTCAGATTTTCCTGAATAGCTACCGGCTCCACACGTCGCTTTTTTCGACATGTTTCTTGAGAATGCCCAGTAATTTTGCAACGACCACAGTAAAGAGGCAAATTTTCAAAGACAAATTCAACATGGAATGATGTATCCTCACCATCAATTAATAGAGCAGAAGGTAGATTTTGCGACATATCGATTTCCACAAGGATTCTAGCGAATTGTCCGAAGTCACGTCGTGCCGACGCTCCATCGATCTTTAAGGGGTGACCCAAATATCTGCCAATTCCAGAGATAACCTGTGGGTTCCAGTATTCTATCGGCAGATAGTGTATGCGAACCCAAACGTCCGCCAAAGGGGAATTCTCTTTGAAAGGATC comes from Salvia miltiorrhiza cultivar Shanhuang (shh) chromosome 3, IMPLAD_Smil_shh, whole genome shotgun sequence and encodes:
- the LOC131018450 gene encoding uncharacterized protein LOC131018450; translated protein: MRLPPRGSGTDSDAVAVGLRSTGNSSNLTNKQPTQILTYSDIVSISPKHDDRVSYAEATGKKPVKIPDLAAHIFHDLRPTKEGDQFSLKIPKDLYLKEIKAFEFALTGRLFLQKGDKPRSTMELKWELQRLWSLASDWQLIPLGKGYFTLRFTTAEDKATAKGKAVWELSKGLLRLREWTRNFDPFKENSPLADVWVRIHYLPIEYWNPQVISGIGRYLGHPLKIDGASARRDFGQFARILVEIDMSQNLPSALLIDGEDTSFHVEFVFENLPLYCGRCKITGHSQETCRKKRRVEPVAIQENLTAAPNHQSGVVNHKQWHIVEQGKKVFVPMVQTTGAQQNTSSFGHLATGVHQHDFQNEGHEMAGSSPVLDSQRVDDHGSEERALYEPEAAVLVSVDQELDKTTGSEDEVDEDIEMETPIGDPTEIVTAAADLDEAQNSEQAGDLVGQQAKKLDGDLGGQSKDSHTTAPEDIDSRISRLEAQVSQGMQILVEQAPPKRRGRPPKGMERPRVPQTQEDSIKSRLRNAEEMGQKPSDFVIDHSRSASLRVMNNIAKGRWSEEMEVDDFLNGF